A single Methylobacterium sp. 17Sr1-1 DNA region contains:
- a CDS encoding response regulator — MAKILLVEDHEEIWDFLSRRLKRRGYEVVLAHDGEEGVMKARTSRPDIILLDMNLPVLDGWSAARALKSDAETARIPIIALTAHAMSGDREKVIQAGCDDYHPKPVDFSKLLTQIGAALGTPSAP, encoded by the coding sequence GTGGCGAAGATCCTTCTCGTCGAGGACCATGAGGAAATCTGGGATTTCCTCTCCCGGCGGCTCAAGCGGCGGGGCTACGAGGTGGTGCTCGCCCATGACGGCGAGGAGGGCGTGATGAAGGCCCGCACCAGCCGGCCCGACATCATCCTGCTCGACATGAACCTGCCGGTGCTCGACGGATGGTCGGCGGCGCGCGCGCTCAAGTCCGACGCCGAGACCGCCCGGATCCCGATCATCGCGCTCACCGCCCACGCCATGTCGGGCGACCGCGAGAAGGTGATCCAGGCCGGCTGCGACGACTACCACCCGAAGCCCGTCGACTTCTCGAAGCTCCTGACCCAGATCGGCGCCGCCCTCGGCACGCCGTCCGCTCCCTGA